A window of the Corallincola holothuriorum genome harbors these coding sequences:
- a CDS encoding PilZ domain-containing protein, protein MSDEQERRRETRYKLRNTITAQIKPAGLGGMFAKPVNIMVINVSPKGVGIHSKEAPPGGSDAKVKVTVLGLGNNRTFSGKIKHLNIIQSGYMFGIELDLPKHESLISYFKSCEAEFDIR, encoded by the coding sequence ATGAGTGACGAGCAGGAACGGCGTCGAGAGACCCGCTATAAACTCCGGAATACTATCACTGCGCAGATTAAGCCTGCGGGATTGGGTGGTATGTTCGCCAAACCGGTCAATATCATGGTGATAAATGTCAGTCCTAAAGGGGTCGGGATCCATTCAAAGGAAGCGCCCCCAGGCGGCAGTGACGCAAAAGTAAAAGTAACGGTATTAGGATTAGGAAATAATCGCACCTTTAGCGGTAAGATTAAGCATCTCAATATTATTCAAAGTGGTTATATGTTTGGCATTGAGTTGGATCTGCCGAAGCATGAAAGTCTAATCTCTTACTTTAAAAGCTGTGAAGCGGAATTTGATATTCGTTGA
- the crp gene encoding cAMP-activated global transcriptional regulator CRP, with amino-acid sequence MALIGKPQADPVLEWFLSHCHIHKYPAKSTLIHAGEKADTLYYIVKGSVAVLIKDEEGKEMILSYLNQGDFIGELGLFEEEPERTAWVRAKAPCEVAEISYKKFRQLIQVNPEILMRLSGQMAARLQTTSQKVGDLAFLDVAGRIAQTLLNLAKQPDAMTHPDGMQIKITRQEIGQIVGCSRETVGRILKMLEEQNLIHAHGKTIVVFGTR; translated from the coding sequence ATGGCCCTAATAGGCAAACCACAGGCCGACCCGGTATTGGAGTGGTTCCTTTCCCACTGCCATATCCACAAGTATCCGGCAAAAAGTACGCTGATCCATGCTGGCGAAAAAGCTGATACCTTGTACTACATCGTTAAGGGTTCAGTCGCGGTACTGATTAAAGATGAAGAAGGCAAGGAGATGATCCTTTCCTACCTTAATCAAGGCGATTTTATCGGCGAACTCGGTTTATTCGAAGAAGAACCAGAACGTACGGCGTGGGTGAGAGCTAAAGCACCATGTGAAGTAGCAGAGATCTCCTATAAGAAATTCCGTCAACTGATTCAGGTTAACCCTGAAATCTTGATGCGACTTTCAGGTCAGATGGCTGCCCGCTTGCAGACCACCAGCCAGAAAGTAGGTGATCTTGCGTTTCTGGATGTTGCAGGCCGCATTGCACAAACATTGCTTAACTTGGCAAAACAGCCGGATGCGATGACCCATCCTGACGGCATGCAGATCAAGATAACCCGTCAGGAGATAGGCCAAATCGTTGGTTGTTCTCGTGAAACCGTGGGCCGCATCTTAAAGATGTTGGAAGAGCAAAACCTCATCCATGCACACGGGAAAACTATAGTGGTTTTTGGCACACGCTAA
- a CDS encoding DUF1338 domain-containing protein — translation MHQQATTLFDGLWQHYLQVTPSAEKIHNLLGQQGEIINDHIALRTFNLPGIGLDVLAAHFLTLGYEAKEEYQFVGKKLFARHFEHLDPALPKVFISELLVEQCSPELQQIVEALAAQMDKSVVTNDDFLYSGRHWQCSLQEYKSLLAESEYAAWMAAWGYRANHFTVSVNHLPAYPTLASVNEALKQAGFALNSSGGEIKGSPGVLLEQSSTLADQASVLFSDGKRLVPSCFYEFALRYPMANGELYTGFVAASADKIFESTDVR, via the coding sequence ATGCATCAACAAGCAACCACCCTGTTTGACGGTTTGTGGCAGCACTACCTGCAAGTGACACCGTCGGCAGAAAAAATACATAACCTGTTGGGACAGCAGGGTGAGATCATCAACGATCATATTGCACTGCGGACCTTTAATCTGCCAGGTATTGGTTTAGATGTTCTTGCCGCTCATTTTCTTACACTTGGATACGAAGCCAAGGAAGAGTATCAATTTGTTGGAAAGAAGCTGTTTGCCCGGCACTTCGAGCATCTCGATCCTGCTTTGCCGAAGGTGTTTATCAGTGAGTTGCTAGTAGAACAGTGTTCCCCGGAATTGCAGCAGATCGTAGAGGCGTTGGCTGCGCAGATGGACAAGTCCGTGGTGACTAACGATGACTTTCTCTATTCTGGCCGTCATTGGCAATGCTCACTGCAGGAGTACAAAAGCTTACTGGCTGAGAGCGAGTACGCGGCTTGGATGGCCGCTTGGGGCTATCGTGCTAACCACTTCACTGTGTCAGTAAATCATTTGCCCGCTTACCCTACACTCGCATCTGTTAATGAGGCTCTAAAACAAGCAGGCTTTGCACTTAATAGCAGTGGCGGTGAGATAAAAGGCTCTCCTGGGGTGCTGTTGGAGCAGTCCTCAACCTTGGCTGATCAGGCTAGCGTGCTATTTAGTGACGGTAAGCGACTGGTTCCTAGCTGCTTCTATGAGTTTGCCTTGCGCTATCCTATGGCTAATGGTGAGCTTTATACCGGATTTGTTGCAGCTTCAGCGGATAAAATTTTTGAAAGTACAGACGTGCGTTAG